In Bradyrhizobium sp. 1(2017), one DNA window encodes the following:
- a CDS encoding GGDEF domain-containing protein translates to MSQAGPILFVSNTERPAFIAALDEARLFPVVDTDWASAARAVEQVQPAAVLAAMSGGHEPYLAVFAKKVASQSPYLPFVAMDAAGTLPPNALPFASRGGNPDRLIARLRAALRVRTLHATVLRRLPEATVRLPEADPARDATVLLIGRGAAYPALSVALGERAGVIGALSIEAAAKHLNTRDLDGVVLAEGFTARVTDAFLTVLAEDTRFRNLPVVVTAHQLAQSYDLPNLELISGEPTRVAANALPLIRQHAMEAQLSRTLRSIDAGGWLDPRSGLLTVEAFARDFAKAVEQTLARGGGLSVARFAFDPGNSRAQLDAARILSRLMRQMDFGTAQKDGSVIVVFAETDFRTAHMIARRLSAVMRHTSNGKHEMRSDPVVSVDSLSPSDTARSLLARLSADASRAAS, encoded by the coding sequence ATGTCCCAGGCGGGCCCGATCCTGTTTGTGTCCAATACCGAGCGCCCCGCCTTCATTGCGGCGCTGGACGAGGCCCGGCTCTTTCCCGTGGTCGACACCGACTGGGCCAGCGCCGCCCGCGCGGTCGAACAAGTGCAGCCGGCCGCCGTTCTCGCCGCGATGTCCGGTGGGCACGAACCGTATCTGGCGGTGTTCGCCAAGAAGGTCGCCAGCCAGTCGCCCTACCTGCCCTTCGTCGCCATGGATGCTGCGGGCACGCTGCCTCCCAATGCCCTGCCCTTCGCCTCACGCGGCGGCAATCCCGACCGGCTGATCGCACGCCTCCGCGCCGCGCTCCGCGTGCGCACGCTTCACGCCACCGTGCTGCGCCGGTTGCCGGAAGCGACGGTCAGGCTGCCGGAGGCCGATCCCGCACGCGACGCCACCGTGCTCCTGATCGGCCGCGGCGCGGCTTATCCTGCGCTCTCGGTGGCTCTCGGCGAACGCGCCGGCGTCATCGGCGCGCTCTCGATCGAGGCCGCCGCAAAGCATCTCAACACCCGCGACCTCGACGGCGTCGTGCTCGCCGAAGGTTTCACGGCGCGCGTCACCGATGCCTTCCTGACGGTGCTCGCCGAGGACACCCGCTTCCGTAACCTGCCCGTCGTCGTCACCGCTCACCAGCTCGCGCAGAGCTACGATCTTCCCAATCTCGAACTGATCTCCGGCGAGCCGACGCGGGTCGCCGCCAATGCGCTGCCGCTGATCCGCCAGCATGCGATGGAAGCGCAGCTGAGCCGCACGCTGCGCTCGATCGACGCCGGCGGCTGGCTCGATCCGCGCAGCGGCCTGCTCACGGTGGAAGCCTTCGCCCGCGATTTTGCCAAGGCGGTCGAGCAGACACTCGCCCGCGGTGGCGGTCTCTCCGTCGCGCGCTTCGCCTTCGATCCCGGCAATTCCCGCGCCCAGCTCGACGCCGCGCGCATTCTGAGCCGCCTGATGCGGCAGATGGATTTTGGCACGGCGCAGAAGGACGGATCGGTGATCGTCGTGTTCGCGGAGACCGACTTCCGCACCGCGCACATGATCGCCCGCCGCCTCTCCGCGGTGATGCGGCACACCTCCAACGGCAAGCACGAGATGCGCAGCGATCCCGTCGTCAGCGTGGACTCGCTGTCGCCGTCGGATACCGCAAGGTCGTTGCTGGCGCGGCTGTCGGCGGACGCCTCGCGCGCGGCGTCCTGA
- a CDS encoding CHAT domain-containing protein: MAGTAMARQVATLAEISALNAAVDAAALALTPFRSWWRHQLSLGGLLAKQPPSRAILLFDPAPGELDLIEAIPVSRIGPDRTPVLPNATERIRLDPGLDTLAMRAWSACGHDTALPDPQGPEHDDAFGWFAALASALETGRPLAPGAAARPNLPATEAAEAVLVEIESEPDATALIGVQYAHERRAHLVLTPAPVTAAISNALSTMSGRSGDKLFAAVREWWRSLTESPDIAGPLQAIEDAVNDAVPDAVVTAIGERDLTVFTQAVPYSFVRKCGADWTGKTIGHVAGDPTLIVLTELLDTPAADVIGFTLLFDTGEFKTNETADVLRVLNDRPAIVLLLSDAAAAALNLIPLGELLPIEFIHFNTHGKQQEIVLADGELPAWKLYRNALPSRPFIFNNSCLSWVGVCREFMRTGARGYIGTLWPVDAEQAARLARSVIERTVQHGWSIARAIRQTGVDRHTDRAYIFAGTASAHLATLSDNRSRREALAKGIRQVLNALLRSLERGSGGPPGIFIRPMQELLWTVAGQLIGVLDQRWPAPDADRLDIEADRLSVLAREAEDRHDHVPARAAEVAAAQALLDRAGLSDAARTRHRGLIHYAGARIALAERRIQDALDLLADDESTAALNLRSDALRAAGNMEEAFATAERALANVPAGDRRQRLLALGRVGQLARINQDKERALDIAREGFALATELDDVKERAAFKGDETRALLVLHRAPEAVAAARQYRDLARHAFGDLEDLSAAGALVQALTMAGETQEADQVARQALDHARAMNQPVRVAQFLLDRARICAVEDRLHDAIALGFQSAAAFADCRAMDGTRQALGLTTEFLNQAHRDQLPGWPDLFRLAVRSQRALLPKVSPDLQSAIATQTASQLAKLTAAGKGP; the protein is encoded by the coding sequence ATGGCCGGCACCGCCATGGCCCGGCAAGTTGCGACGCTGGCCGAAATCTCCGCACTCAACGCCGCCGTCGACGCGGCCGCGTTGGCGCTCACGCCGTTCCGCTCGTGGTGGCGCCACCAACTTTCGCTTGGCGGCCTGCTGGCAAAGCAGCCGCCGAGCCGTGCCATCCTGCTGTTCGACCCTGCACCCGGCGAGCTCGACCTGATCGAGGCCATCCCGGTCAGCCGGATTGGTCCCGACCGGACGCCCGTTCTGCCCAATGCCACCGAGCGCATTCGGCTCGACCCTGGCCTCGACACGCTTGCGATGCGCGCCTGGTCGGCCTGCGGCCACGATACGGCGCTCCCGGACCCGCAAGGCCCGGAGCATGACGATGCGTTCGGTTGGTTCGCGGCCTTGGCGAGCGCGCTCGAGACGGGCCGTCCTCTGGCGCCGGGGGCTGCCGCACGTCCCAACCTGCCGGCGACTGAGGCCGCCGAGGCGGTTCTGGTCGAGATCGAATCCGAACCGGACGCGACGGCCCTGATCGGCGTGCAATATGCCCACGAGCGGCGCGCCCATCTGGTGCTGACGCCGGCGCCCGTTACTGCTGCCATATCCAACGCGCTCTCCACCATGTCCGGCAGATCCGGCGACAAGTTGTTTGCCGCCGTGCGGGAGTGGTGGCGGTCGCTTACGGAAAGCCCTGACATCGCGGGCCCGCTACAGGCGATCGAAGACGCCGTGAACGACGCTGTTCCCGACGCAGTGGTCACGGCGATCGGCGAGCGCGATCTCACAGTCTTCACCCAGGCGGTGCCTTACAGCTTTGTCCGCAAGTGCGGCGCCGACTGGACCGGCAAGACGATCGGCCACGTCGCCGGCGACCCGACCCTGATCGTGCTGACGGAACTGCTCGACACACCGGCTGCCGATGTGATCGGCTTCACGCTGCTGTTCGACACCGGCGAATTCAAGACCAACGAAACCGCCGACGTGCTGCGCGTGCTGAATGACCGGCCCGCCATTGTGTTGTTGCTGTCGGATGCCGCGGCCGCGGCGCTCAATCTGATCCCTCTCGGCGAGCTTCTCCCGATCGAGTTCATTCACTTCAACACCCACGGCAAGCAGCAGGAGATCGTGCTGGCCGATGGCGAGCTGCCGGCCTGGAAATTGTATCGAAACGCGCTGCCGAGCCGGCCTTTCATCTTCAACAATTCCTGTCTGAGCTGGGTCGGTGTTTGTCGCGAGTTCATGCGCACCGGGGCCCGCGGCTATATCGGCACGCTCTGGCCGGTGGATGCGGAGCAGGCGGCGCGGCTTGCCAGATCGGTGATCGAGCGCACCGTTCAGCATGGCTGGTCGATTGCCCGCGCCATCCGCCAGACCGGTGTCGATCGTCACACCGATCGGGCCTATATCTTTGCCGGCACGGCCAGCGCGCATCTCGCAACGCTCTCCGACAATCGCTCACGCCGCGAAGCGTTGGCGAAGGGTATCAGGCAAGTGTTGAACGCCTTGCTGCGATCGCTGGAGCGGGGCAGTGGGGGGCCGCCCGGCATCTTCATCCGGCCGATGCAGGAACTGCTATGGACGGTCGCCGGACAATTGATCGGCGTGCTCGACCAGCGCTGGCCCGCGCCCGACGCGGATCGGCTCGACATAGAGGCCGACCGCCTTTCCGTATTGGCCCGCGAGGCGGAGGACCGGCATGACCACGTGCCCGCTCGCGCCGCCGAGGTTGCCGCTGCGCAGGCGCTGCTCGACCGCGCCGGACTTTCCGATGCCGCCCGCACCCGCCATCGAGGGCTGATCCACTATGCCGGTGCGCGTATCGCGCTCGCGGAAAGGCGCATCCAGGACGCCCTGGATTTGCTGGCCGACGACGAGTCGACCGCCGCGCTCAACCTGCGTAGCGATGCGCTGCGTGCCGCCGGAAACATGGAGGAGGCCTTCGCCACGGCGGAACGGGCCCTCGCCAACGTTCCGGCCGGCGATCGCAGACAGCGGCTGCTTGCGCTCGGGCGCGTCGGCCAATTGGCCCGCATCAATCAGGACAAGGAGCGCGCGCTCGACATTGCCCGTGAAGGCTTTGCACTCGCCACCGAACTGGATGATGTGAAGGAGCGTGCGGCTTTCAAGGGCGACGAGACCCGCGCGCTGCTGGTTCTGCATCGGGCCCCGGAGGCCGTGGCGGCAGCGAGGCAGTACCGTGACCTCGCCCGGCATGCTTTCGGCGACCTCGAGGATCTTTCTGCTGCGGGCGCCTTGGTCCAGGCCCTCACCATGGCGGGCGAAACGCAGGAAGCGGATCAGGTCGCCAGGCAGGCGCTGGACCACGCCCGCGCCATGAACCAGCCGGTCCGCGTCGCGCAGTTTCTGCTCGATCGCGCCCGCATCTGCGCGGTCGAGGATCGCCTGCACGATGCCATCGCTCTCGGCTTCCAGTCCGCGGCCGCGTTCGCCGACTGCCGTGCCATGGACGGCACGCGACAGGCGCTCGGTCTCACCACGGAGTTTCTCAACCAGGCTCATCGGGATCAATTGCCGGGCTGGCCGGACCTGTTCCGTCTCGCCGTCCGCTCGCAAAGAGCCCTGCTGCCGAAGGTCAGTCCGGACCTGCAATCGGCCATCGCGACCCAAACCGCGTCCCAGCTGGCCAAGCTGACGGCCGCCGGGAAAGGGCCCTGA